Proteins from a genomic interval of Amphiura filiformis chromosome 9, Afil_fr2py, whole genome shotgun sequence:
- the LOC140160478 gene encoding uncharacterized protein produces MICGGDTNQQVKVNGELVEQVATFNFLGSIIDNAGGSSQEIRRRLVMVRSSAIALTDIWKDRGISKATKIHIMDALVFPIALYGCETWAVGMTDKKKILALEMWCWRKMLRMSWKEHKTNEFVRNQFGEHASYAKK; encoded by the coding sequence ATGATCTGTGGAGGAGATACAAATCAGCAAGTGAAAGTGAATGGAGAACTTGTGGAACAAGTTGCCACTTTCAACTTTCTGGGATCAATTATAGACAATGCAGGGGGCAGTTCACAGGAAATCAGAAGACGCCTAGTCATGGTAAGATCATCCGCAATTGCTTTGACAGATATATGGAAAGACAGAGGCATTTCTAAAGCTACCAAGATTCATATTATGGATGCTCTGGTTTTCCCGATTGCCTTGTATGGCTGTGAAACGTGGGCGGTTGGAATGACAGATAAGAAAAAGATCTTGGCGcttgaaatgtggtgctggcggaAGATGCTGAGAATGTCGTGGAAAGAACATAAGACCAATGAATTTGTAAGAAACCAATTTGGAGAGCATGCTTCATATGCCAAAAAATAG